In Bacteroidota bacterium, a single window of DNA contains:
- a CDS encoding VWA domain-containing protein — MIRFAHPEYLYWLALVPLTWALFWFVGRKQREAREKFSTSGMFERLASESSGAKRVTKSILVLGAVACIVVGLANPQVGIRQEEVKQEGVDIFIALDVSLSMKAEDVKPNRLAKAKYEINNLIGRLAGDRIGLIIFSGESYVQFPLTTDYSAADLFLDAVDVESVPTPGTAIGSAVEKAMKSFDLNTPTKKVLVIITDGEDNEGDAIGPAEDAGKKGVLIYTIGMGSPAGAPIPIYDAGGKQVDFKRDRAGNVVLTKLDETTLEKMATLGNGKYFRATNSQDELDVIYKEVNALQKSEFGTKQFTDFEDQFQYFIGLALLLLVIDVFLSDKKIPWLDRINPFKAIAVDNDESIV; from the coding sequence ATGATACGCTTTGCACATCCCGAATATCTCTATTGGCTGGCGCTTGTTCCGCTGACATGGGCGCTCTTTTGGTTTGTCGGCCGGAAGCAGCGGGAGGCACGGGAAAAATTTTCCACTTCTGGAATGTTTGAGCGGCTTGCGTCGGAATCGAGCGGAGCGAAGCGGGTGACAAAATCCATCCTCGTGCTCGGAGCGGTTGCGTGCATCGTTGTCGGTCTCGCTAATCCGCAGGTCGGCATCCGCCAGGAAGAAGTGAAGCAGGAAGGGGTCGATATATTCATCGCCCTCGATGTGTCGCTCTCGATGAAGGCCGAAGACGTCAAGCCGAACCGGCTTGCCAAAGCGAAGTACGAGATCAACAATCTTATCGGCCGGCTGGCCGGCGACCGGATCGGACTGATCATTTTTTCCGGCGAGAGCTACGTGCAATTCCCTTTGACGACAGACTACAGCGCGGCAGACCTTTTCCTGGATGCGGTCGATGTCGAATCGGTGCCTACTCCGGGGACAGCCATCGGAAGCGCGGTCGAGAAAGCGATGAAATCTTTCGACCTGAACACGCCGACGAAAAAGGTTTTGGTGATCATCACCGACGGCGAAGACAATGAGGGGGATGCGATAGGACCGGCCGAGGATGCAGGCAAGAAAGGCGTGTTGATCTATACCATCGGCATGGGTTCGCCGGCGGGGGCTCCGATCCCGATCTATGACGCCGGCGGCAAACAAGTGGACTTTAAGCGGGATCGAGCAGGCAACGTCGTCTTGACGAAGCTGGATGAGACTACGTTGGAGAAAATGGCAACGCTCGGGAACGGCAAATACTTCCGTGCAACGAACAGCCAGGATGAATTGGACGTGATCTATAAAGAGGTGAATGCGCTTCAAAAGAGCGAGTTCGGGACAAAACAATTCACTGATTTTGAGGACCAATTTCAGTATTTTATCGGATTAGCGCTCCTTTTGCTGGTCATTGACGTATTCTTGTCCGACAAAAAGATTCCCTGGCTCGATAGGATTAATCCATTTAAAGCGATAGCTGTCGATAACGATGAAAGTATTGTTTAG
- a CDS encoding tetratricopeptide repeat protein encodes MLILLAGVSAFAEAQSVRSHISDGNSLYRDQKYADAEAEYRKSLEKDNQVMQGYFDLGDALYKQQRYDEAVQNYQSALTKTKEPKVQAQLHHNIGNSHLEQKNYQESIGDYKRSLKLNPGDEDTKYNLAYAEEMLKRQQQQQKQQQNKQNKNDKDQKKDQQKQRDKDKQDQQKQNQQQNQQKQQQQQQEKQMSRAEAERILNAFTNDEKNVQKQLHKKQVVRGNVEKDW; translated from the coding sequence ATGCTTATTCTTCTCGCGGGCGTGAGTGCTTTTGCCGAAGCGCAGTCCGTTCGTTCGCATATCAGCGACGGCAATTCTCTGTATAGAGATCAAAAGTATGCGGACGCCGAGGCGGAATATCGAAAGTCGCTGGAAAAAGACAATCAGGTGATGCAGGGGTACTTCGACCTTGGCGATGCGCTGTATAAGCAGCAGCGGTATGATGAAGCCGTGCAGAATTATCAGAGCGCACTCACAAAGACGAAAGAGCCGAAGGTCCAGGCGCAGCTTCACCATAACATCGGAAATTCGCATCTTGAACAGAAAAATTATCAAGAAAGCATCGGCGACTACAAACGATCCTTAAAATTGAATCCGGGCGACGAGGACACGAAATACAATCTCGCCTACGCAGAGGAAATGTTGAAGCGGCAACAACAGCAGCAGAAGCAACAACAGAACAAGCAAAACAAGAACGATAAGGATCAAAAAAAGGACCAGCAGAAGCAGCGGGACAAGGACAAGCAGGATCAGCAAAAACAAAATCAGCAGCAAAATCAACAAAAGCAGCAGCAACAGCAGCAAGAAAAGCAGATGTCCCGTGCCGAAGCCGAGCGGATATTGAACGCGTTCACGAACGACGAAAAGAATGTTCAGAAACAGCTTCACAAGAAACAAGTAGTGAGGGGAAATGTGGAAAAAGACTGGTAG
- a CDS encoding VWA domain-containing protein codes for MTFANKGFLFLLLLIPALSVWYYFRQRNRESDVRYSSLLPFSEIPSTRKERARHLPFILRMAALTLLILALARPQSTSHGENVYSEGIDIILALDISGSMLAEDFHPNRIEAAKNVAEEFINARTNDRIGLVIFASESFTQCPLTVDYAVLKSLLKPVKPGMIEEETAIGLGIANAVNRLKDSKSKSKVIILLTDGVNNRGEIDPITAAQIAATYGIRIYTVGMGTNGEAPYPAQTPFGIRYQMMKSDLDENALTKIAELTDGKYFRATDNATLEKIYKEIDRLEKTRIEVRTYRRYSELFYSYVGFALLLLMVDVGLSKTWLRKLP; via the coding sequence GTGACATTTGCGAACAAAGGATTTCTCTTCCTCTTGCTGCTGATCCCCGCGTTGTCGGTTTGGTATTACTTCCGCCAGAGGAATCGGGAAAGCGACGTTCGGTATTCCAGCCTTCTTCCGTTCTCGGAGATCCCGTCCACGCGGAAGGAGCGGGCTCGTCACCTCCCGTTTATTCTTCGCATGGCCGCGCTCACCCTGCTGATTCTGGCGCTCGCCCGTCCGCAATCGACGTCGCACGGCGAAAATGTCTACAGCGAGGGGATCGATATTATTTTGGCTCTCGATATTTCGGGGAGCATGCTTGCCGAGGATTTCCATCCGAACCGCATCGAGGCCGCGAAGAATGTCGCCGAAGAATTTATCAACGCTAGAACGAACGACCGCATCGGCCTCGTCATCTTTGCGTCGGAAAGTTTCACGCAGTGTCCGCTCACTGTCGATTACGCTGTTCTTAAAAGCCTGCTCAAGCCCGTGAAGCCCGGAATGATCGAAGAAGAAACAGCCATCGGGCTCGGCATCGCGAATGCCGTCAACCGGCTGAAGGACAGCAAATCAAAAAGCAAGGTCATTATCCTGCTGACAGACGGCGTCAATAATCGGGGAGAGATCGACCCGATCACCGCCGCCCAGATCGCCGCGACATACGGCATCCGGATCTACACCGTCGGCATGGGGACGAACGGCGAGGCGCCGTATCCGGCGCAGACCCCGTTCGGGATCCGCTATCAAATGATGAAGTCCGACCTGGACGAAAACGCGCTGACAAAGATTGCGGAACTCACGGACGGAAAATATTTCCGCGCCACCGACAATGCAACGCTCGAGAAGATCTACAAAGAAATTGACAGGCTTGAGAAGACCCGGATCGAGGTCCGCACATACCGGCGGTATTCCGAACTGTTCTATTCGTATGTCGGTTTTGCTTTACTGCTCTTGATGGTCGACGTCGGTCTTTCGAAAACATGGCTGAGGAAACTTCCGTGA